The Mesorhizobium loti genome includes a region encoding these proteins:
- the obgE gene encoding GTPase ObgE, giving the protein MKFLDQAKVYIRSGDGGAGSVSFRREKFIEFGGPDGGDGGRGGDVWLEAVNGLNTLIDYRYQQHFKAKTGVHGMGRNMTGAKGADVTLKVPAGTQVFEEDNETLICDLTVVGQRFLLAKGGNGGFGNQHFKTSTNQAPRRANPGLPGEELNIWLRLKLIADAGLVGLPNAGKSTFLAAVTAAKPKIADYPFTTLHPGLGVARIDAREFVIADIPGLIEGAHEGVGIGDRFLGHVERTRVLLHLVSAQEENPGKAYKTVRAELEAYGNGLTDKVEIVALSQVDTLDAEARKKKVALLKRAAGRAPMLLSAVTGEGVEAVLRALMSVVAEARDKIAAPVETRWDK; this is encoded by the coding sequence ATGAAATTTCTCGATCAAGCCAAGGTCTACATACGCTCCGGTGACGGCGGCGCCGGTTCGGTGTCGTTCCGGCGTGAAAAATTCATCGAGTTCGGCGGGCCGGACGGCGGCGATGGCGGCCGTGGCGGCGATGTCTGGCTGGAGGCGGTCAACGGGCTGAACACGCTGATCGACTACCGCTACCAGCAGCATTTCAAGGCCAAGACCGGCGTCCACGGCATGGGCCGCAACATGACCGGCGCCAAGGGCGCCGACGTCACGCTGAAAGTGCCGGCGGGAACGCAGGTGTTCGAAGAAGACAACGAGACGCTGATCTGCGACCTGACCGTGGTCGGCCAGCGCTTCCTCCTGGCCAAGGGCGGCAATGGCGGTTTCGGCAACCAGCATTTCAAGACCTCGACCAACCAGGCGCCGCGCCGCGCCAACCCCGGCCTGCCGGGCGAAGAACTCAACATCTGGCTGCGGCTGAAGCTGATCGCCGATGCCGGGCTGGTCGGGCTGCCGAATGCCGGCAAGTCGACATTCCTGGCCGCCGTCACCGCGGCCAAGCCGAAGATCGCCGACTATCCGTTCACGACGCTGCATCCCGGCCTTGGCGTCGCCCGCATCGATGCGCGCGAATTCGTCATTGCCGACATTCCGGGTCTCATCGAAGGCGCGCATGAGGGCGTCGGCATCGGCGACCGCTTCCTTGGCCATGTCGAGCGCACGCGTGTGCTGCTGCATCTGGTTTCGGCGCAGGAGGAAAATCCGGGCAAGGCCTACAAGACCGTGCGCGCCGAACTCGAGGCCTATGGCAACGGCCTGACCGACAAGGTCGAGATCGTGGCGCTGTCCCAGGTCGACACGCTCGACGCCGAGGCGCGCAAGAAGAAGGTCGCCTTGCTGAAACGTGCCGCCGGCCGCGCGCCGATGCTGTTGTCGGCGGTCACCGGCGAAGGTGTCGAGGCGGTGCTGCGGGCGCTGATGTCTGTTGTGGCCGAGGCACGCGACAAGATCGCTGCGCCGGTCGAGACGCGCTGGGACAAATAG
- a CDS encoding GNAT family N-acetyltransferase: MVAEAEDSEDESYAIDCPVLVTERLVMRAPHEGDIAQLVELADNRHVAEMLARMPHPYGEAEARAFLAMTKSRRAGIAYALTLAGTDTFVGCAGLNTTDRGLELGYWIGEPYWKKGYATEAAHALVDLAFQRTSIQVLHASTRVINPASRRVIHKCGFQYAGQGMLNSIVAGQVPVERYRLDRKTWTSLRNWVHF, from the coding sequence ATGGTTGCCGAAGCGGAAGACTCAGAAGACGAAAGTTACGCGATAGACTGCCCGGTGCTGGTCACCGAGCGACTGGTGATGCGGGCGCCTCACGAAGGCGACATCGCACAACTGGTCGAGCTGGCCGACAACCGTCATGTCGCCGAAATGCTGGCTCGCATGCCGCACCCCTATGGCGAGGCCGAGGCGCGCGCCTTCCTCGCCATGACCAAGTCGCGCCGGGCAGGCATCGCCTATGCCTTGACGCTGGCCGGCACCGACACATTCGTCGGTTGCGCCGGTCTCAACACCACCGATCGCGGGCTGGAGCTCGGCTACTGGATCGGCGAGCCCTACTGGAAGAAGGGCTATGCGACCGAAGCAGCGCATGCGCTGGTCGATCTCGCCTTCCAGAGGACGTCGATCCAGGTGCTGCATGCCTCGACGCGGGTCATCAATCCGGCCTCGCGTCGCGTCATCCACAAGTGCGGCTTCCAGTATGCCGGCCAGGGCATGCTGAACTCGATCGTCGCTGGCCAGGTGCCGGTCGAGCGCTACCGGCTCGACAGGAAGACGTGGACGAGCCTGCGGAACTGGGTCCACTTTTGA
- the rpmA gene encoding 50S ribosomal protein L27 produces MAHKKAGGSSRNGRDSHSKRLGVKKFGGEAVIPGNIIIRQRGTTWHPGVNVGIGTDHTLFALEAGAVMFNKKANGRTYVSVNPITKAAE; encoded by the coding sequence ATGGCACACAAGAAAGCTGGCGGCTCGTCGCGCAACGGTCGCGACTCGCATTCCAAGCGTCTGGGCGTGAAGAAGTTCGGCGGCGAAGCCGTCATCCCGGGCAACATCATCATTCGTCAACGCGGCACCACGTGGCATCCCGGCGTCAATGTCGGCATCGGCACGGACCATACCCTTTTTGCGCTCGAAGCCGGCGCCGTGATGTTCAACAAGAAAGCCAACGGCCGAACCTACGTATCGGTCAACCCGATTACCAAAGCCGCGGAGTAG
- a CDS encoding 50S ribosomal protein L21, with protein MFAVIKTGGKQYRVAANDLLKIEKVEANVGDMVEIGHVLAHGEGENVTFGAPFVDGAVVTAEVVEQGKNRTVIAFKKRRRQNSRRKIGHRQLLTTVRISEILLGGAKPTKTAAVKAPKKEAKAEVATEAKAEAAPKKEPKAKAAETAAAPLFKAPKGEPDDLTVIKGIGPVAAKDLNEQGIITFAQLAKLTDKDVAKIDEHMPFSADQIKDWREQAKELAAK; from the coding sequence ATGTTCGCAGTCATTAAAACGGGTGGCAAGCAGTATCGCGTTGCCGCCAACGATCTCCTGAAGATCGAAAAAGTCGAAGCCAATGTCGGCGATATGGTCGAGATCGGCCATGTTCTCGCGCATGGCGAGGGCGAGAATGTCACGTTCGGCGCGCCGTTCGTCGACGGCGCGGTGGTCACCGCCGAAGTCGTCGAACAGGGCAAGAACCGCACCGTCATCGCCTTCAAGAAGCGCCGCCGGCAGAATTCGCGCCGCAAGATCGGCCATCGCCAGCTTTTGACCACCGTGCGGATCTCCGAGATCCTGCTGGGTGGCGCAAAGCCGACGAAGACGGCAGCGGTCAAGGCACCGAAGAAGGAAGCCAAGGCAGAGGTCGCCACGGAAGCGAAGGCGGAAGCCGCGCCGAAGAAGGAGCCCAAGGCCAAGGCAGCCGAGACCGCGGCAGCGCCGCTGTTCAAGGCGCCGAAGGGCGAGCCGGACGATCTGACCGTGATCAAGGGCATCGGCCCGGTCGCAGCCAAGGATCTCAACGAGCAGGGCATCATCACCTTCGCCCAGCTCGCCAAGCTGACCGACAAGGATGTCGCCAAGATCGACGAGCACATGCCCTTCAGCGCCGACCAGATCAAGGACTGGCGCGAGCAGGCCAAGGAATTGGCGGCGAAGTAA
- a CDS encoding nicotinate-nucleotide adenylyltransferase — protein sequence MPHAEKGLAVGLFGGSFNPPHAGHALVAEIALRRLALDQLWWMVTPGNPLKSTRELAPLSERLQLSEQIAKNPKIKVTAFEAAHHVRYTADTLALVKARNPGVDFVWIMGADSLRDFHRWQRWREIVMTFPIAVIDRPGATLSFLSSVVAKTFDYARVDEGDAPRLARMKAPAWTFIHGPRSSLSSSAIRKLAKG from the coding sequence ATGCCGCACGCCGAAAAAGGCCTCGCCGTCGGTCTGTTCGGCGGCTCGTTCAATCCGCCGCATGCCGGCCATGCGCTGGTCGCCGAGATTGCGCTGCGCCGCCTGGCGCTCGACCAGCTGTGGTGGATGGTGACGCCGGGCAATCCGTTGAAGAGCACCAGGGAATTGGCGCCGCTCAGCGAGCGGCTGCAACTGTCCGAGCAGATCGCCAAGAACCCGAAGATCAAGGTCACCGCCTTCGAGGCGGCCCATCACGTCCGCTACACCGCCGATACGCTGGCGCTGGTCAAGGCGCGCAATCCCGGTGTCGACTTCGTCTGGATCATGGGCGCGGATAGTTTGCGCGACTTCCATCGCTGGCAGCGCTGGCGCGAGATCGTCATGACCTTCCCGATCGCCGTCATCGACCGCCCGGGCGCGACGCTGTCGTTCCTGTCCTCGGTCGTCGCCAAGACCTTCGACTATGCCCGCGTCGACGAGGGCGACGCGCCGCGACTGGCCCGGATGAAGGCGCCAGCCTGGACCTTCATCCACGGCCCGCGTTCGTCGCTGTCGTCGAGCGCGATCCGCAAGCTGGCAAAGGGATAG
- the rsfS gene encoding ribosome silencing factor — MPSPARISVDDAVSRAIKTVLASLEDSKAENIVSIDIQGKSSLGDYMVVASGRSHRHVAAVADHLLKAIKDAGLGTARVEGLAGADWVLIDSGDIIVHVFRPEVREFYNLEKMWQAPDLEEETLH; from the coding sequence ATGCCTTCGCCGGCCAGGATCAGCGTAGACGACGCCGTGTCCCGCGCCATCAAGACAGTCCTTGCCAGTCTGGAAGACTCCAAGGCCGAAAATATTGTCTCAATCGACATCCAGGGGAAATCGAGCCTCGGCGATTACATGGTCGTCGCTTCGGGCCGATCGCACCGTCATGTTGCGGCTGTCGCCGATCATCTTCTCAAAGCGATCAAGGATGCCGGTCTCGGCACCGCGCGCGTTGAGGGATTGGCAGGCGCCGACTGGGTCCTGATCGATTCGGGCGACATCATCGTCCATGTCTTCCGCCCTGAAGTCCGCGAATTCTACAATCTTGAAAAGATGTGGCAGGCGCCGGATCTCGAGGAAGAGACCCTCCACTAA
- a CDS encoding DUF3606 domain-containing protein → MAGDKRRQHDIHDHQVEYFALENGLSPDLTWELILKHGNSRKAVIEAAQGLKDDDRQHDRPAPQAEH, encoded by the coding sequence ATGGCCGGCGACAAGCGCAGGCAGCACGATATTCACGATCATCAGGTCGAGTATTTCGCCTTGGAGAACGGTTTGTCTCCGGACCTGACTTGGGAGTTGATCCTAAAACACGGCAACAGCCGCAAGGCCGTGATCGAAGCTGCGCAGGGTTTGAAAGATGATGACAGACAACACGACCGACCAGCACCGCAGGCGGAACATTAG
- a CDS encoding mechanosensitive ion channel, whose protein sequence is MPIDPQNALLTVQAGLAQLSTLIVSYAFSAIGAVILLVVGCIIAGLAERSIFAGLGHIHGFDATLRHFFSKIVRYAILLLVTIMVLGQFGVQTASIIAAIGAIGLAIGLALQGTLQNIAAGIMLLALRPFRIGESVEVGSIAGSIEEIGLFATSLRSADGTYILAPNSTLWNQPVRNFSRNGVRRSDITLSIGSWNDIDRAQKALLAIATAERRVKREPAPIAFVATLGESTVSIALRYWTSSADFFATQTDLTKRAKQEFDSEGISIPQPPPEAPPPEARRQ, encoded by the coding sequence ATGCCGATCGACCCTCAAAACGCCCTTCTCACCGTCCAGGCCGGCCTCGCGCAGCTAAGCACGCTGATCGTTTCCTACGCCTTCTCGGCCATCGGTGCCGTTATCCTTTTGGTTGTCGGCTGCATCATCGCCGGCCTTGCCGAACGTTCCATCTTCGCCGGCCTCGGCCATATCCATGGTTTCGATGCAACTTTGCGGCATTTCTTCTCCAAGATCGTCCGCTACGCCATCCTGCTCCTCGTCACCATCATGGTGCTCGGCCAATTCGGCGTACAGACGGCGTCGATCATTGCCGCAATCGGTGCCATCGGCCTTGCCATCGGCCTGGCGCTGCAAGGCACGCTGCAGAACATCGCCGCCGGGATCATGCTTCTGGCGCTGCGGCCGTTCCGCATCGGCGAGTCCGTCGAGGTCGGTTCGATTGCCGGCTCGATCGAGGAGATCGGCCTGTTCGCGACCAGTCTCAGGAGCGCCGACGGAACCTACATCCTGGCGCCCAATTCGACGCTGTGGAACCAGCCGGTGCGCAACTTCTCGCGCAACGGCGTGCGCCGCAGCGACATCACGCTCAGCATCGGTTCCTGGAACGACATCGACCGCGCCCAGAAGGCCTTGCTTGCCATTGCCACCGCAGAGCGGCGGGTGAAGCGCGAGCCGGCGCCGATCGCATTCGTGGCCACACTAGGTGAAAGCACGGTTTCGATTGCCTTGCGCTACTGGACATCGTCGGCGGACTTCTTCGCCACCCAGACCGACCTCACCAAGCGCGCCAAGCAGGAATTCGACTCGGAAGGCATATCGATCCCGCAGCCGCCACCGGAAGCGCCGCCGCCGGAAGCCCGCCGGCAATAA
- a CDS encoding endonuclease/exonuclease/phosphatase family protein produces the protein MKLVTYNIQYGIGLDGQYDVGRIADAVRGADVIALQEVTRNNPRNGGRDMVAEIGEALPDYFAVYGSNFEANIGSHIENGRAITKTFQLGNMVLSKTPIHLSRNLLLPRSRSFEMMNFQRGALEALIETPLGFIRFYSIHLDHRSPVERASQIQFLRQRMLNYALEGGALSGVAEIGLPELPHPEAFVGMGDFNMLAGSPEYVELAGRPDHEFGMPLTADFAVDAALRLNVTGDDLVSWVDPKQPTDPSRHKRIDYIFTSASLAKSLQRLWVDRQATGSDHLPVWAELG, from the coding sequence ATGAAGCTTGTAACCTACAACATCCAGTACGGCATCGGTCTCGACGGGCAATACGATGTCGGGCGCATCGCTGATGCCGTGCGCGGCGCCGACGTGATCGCCCTGCAGGAGGTGACCCGCAACAATCCCAGGAACGGCGGCCGCGACATGGTCGCCGAGATCGGCGAGGCGCTGCCCGATTACTTCGCCGTCTATGGCAGCAATTTCGAAGCCAACATCGGTTCGCACATCGAAAACGGCCGCGCCATCACGAAAACCTTCCAGCTCGGCAACATGGTGCTGTCGAAGACGCCCATTCATCTGTCGCGCAACCTGCTTTTGCCGCGCAGCCGCAGCTTCGAGATGATGAACTTCCAGCGTGGCGCGCTGGAAGCGCTGATCGAGACACCGCTTGGTTTCATCCGCTTCTATTCCATCCATCTCGATCACCGCAGCCCCGTCGAACGCGCCAGCCAGATCCAGTTCCTGCGTCAACGCATGCTGAACTATGCGCTCGAAGGCGGCGCGCTGTCTGGCGTCGCCGAGATCGGCCTGCCGGAATTGCCGCATCCCGAAGCCTTTGTCGGCATGGGCGATTTCAACATGCTGGCCGGATCGCCCGAATATGTCGAACTCGCCGGCCGGCCGGACCACGAATTCGGCATGCCGCTGACCGCCGACTTTGCCGTCGATGCCGCCTTGCGGCTGAACGTCACCGGCGACGATCTCGTCAGTTGGGTCGACCCCAAGCAACCCACTGACCCCAGCCGCCACAAGCGCATCGACTATATCTTCACCAGCGCTTCGCTCGCCAAATCCCTGCAGCGCCTTTGGGTCGACCGGCAAGCGACCGGTTCGGATCATCTGCCGGTGTGGGCTGAACTGGGCTGA
- a CDS encoding glutamate 5-kinase, which translates to MQSLKKYRRITVKIGSALLVDRTTGLKRDWLASLADDIAVLAQGGAEILVVSSGAIALGRTILGLGKRALKLEESQAAAAVGQIALAGAWSDALGKGSLKSGQILLTLGDTEERRRYLNARATISTLLKMKAVPVINENDTVATSEIRYGDNDRLAARVATMMGADLLVLLSDIDGLYTAPPARDPNAKFIPVVDRITPDIEAMAGAAASELSRGGMRTKLDAGKIATAAGTAMIITSGTRLSPLMAIERGERATFFRPSANPVKGYKTWIAGQLEPAGRLTVDAGAIGALLSGKSLLPAGVKLVSGNFSRGDTVAILSPEGHEIARGLVAYDAADAVRIAGLKTAEIETVLGYEARSAMIHRDDLVVSHSSDQVRASDQVGASDQVGAGDQLGIADQITSGG; encoded by the coding sequence ATGCAGTCGCTGAAAAAATATCGGCGCATCACCGTCAAGATCGGCTCGGCGCTGCTCGTCGACCGCACGACGGGCCTGAAGCGCGACTGGCTGGCCTCGCTCGCCGACGACATTGCCGTGCTGGCCCAGGGCGGCGCTGAAATCCTCGTCGTGTCGTCCGGCGCCATCGCGCTTGGCCGCACCATCCTTGGCCTCGGCAAGCGTGCCTTGAAGCTCGAAGAGAGCCAGGCCGCGGCAGCCGTCGGGCAGATCGCCCTGGCCGGCGCCTGGTCGGATGCGCTCGGCAAGGGCAGCCTGAAGTCGGGCCAGATCCTGCTGACGCTCGGCGATACCGAGGAGCGCCGCCGTTATCTCAACGCGCGTGCGACGATTTCGACGCTGCTCAAGATGAAAGCGGTGCCGGTCATCAATGAGAACGACACGGTGGCGACGTCCGAAATCCGCTATGGCGACAATGACCGGCTGGCGGCGCGCGTCGCCACCATGATGGGCGCCGACCTTCTGGTGCTGCTTTCCGACATTGACGGGCTCTACACGGCGCCGCCGGCGCGCGACCCCAACGCCAAATTCATTCCGGTGGTCGATCGCATCACGCCCGACATCGAAGCGATGGCGGGTGCGGCCGCTTCCGAGCTGTCGCGCGGCGGCATGCGCACGAAGCTCGATGCCGGCAAGATCGCCACCGCCGCCGGTACCGCGATGATCATCACGTCAGGCACGCGGCTGTCGCCGTTGATGGCGATCGAACGCGGCGAGCGTGCCACCTTCTTCCGGCCGAGCGCCAACCCGGTCAAGGGCTACAAGACCTGGATCGCCGGCCAGCTCGAACCTGCCGGCCGGCTGACAGTCGATGCCGGCGCCATCGGCGCGCTGCTGTCGGGCAAGTCGCTGCTGCCGGCCGGCGTCAAGCTGGTCAGCGGCAATTTCTCGCGCGGCGACACGGTGGCGATCCTGTCGCCCGAGGGCCACGAGATCGCGCGCGGGCTGGTTGCCTATGATGCCGCCGATGCCGTAAGGATCGCAGGCCTGAAAACGGCCGAGATCGAAACCGTGCTCGGCTACGAGGCGCGCTCGGCGATGATCCACCGCGACGACCTTGTGGTGAGCCATTCCAGCGACCAAGTACGGGCCAGCGACCAAGTAGGGGCCAGCGACCAAGTAGGGGCGGGTGATCAATTAGGGATCGCTGACCAAATAACCAGCGGAGGATGA
- a CDS encoding glutamate-5-semialdehyde dehydrogenase, producing the protein MLKLHEKSGDDTVATMADIGRRARAAARPLAIATTAAKNAALVAMAEAIVARQQDILDANAIDVSNGHESGLSASFMDRLKLDPARIRAMADGIREIAALRDPVGDVIAAWDRPNGLHIERVRTPLGVVGVIYESRPNVTADAGALCLKAGNPVILRGGSDSLNSSAAIHACLVEGLKEAGLPQDAIQLVPTTDRAAVGEMLKGLGGTLDVIIPRGGKSLVGRVQSEARVPVFAHLEGICHLYIDRSADLDMAVRIAVNAKMRRTGVCGAAETLLVDRAVASTHLVPILDALRAAGCEIHADAEVLKVFFDAKPATDADWVTEYLDAIIAVKLVDGIGGAIDHIETFSSHHTEAIVAEDAQAVERFFNEIDSAILLHNASTQFADGGEFGMGAEIGIATGKMHARGPVGVEQLTSFKYRVRGAGQVRP; encoded by the coding sequence ATGCTGAAGCTGCATGAAAAATCCGGGGATGACACCGTAGCAACGATGGCCGATATCGGCCGCCGCGCCCGCGCTGCCGCCCGACCGCTGGCCATCGCCACAACCGCCGCCAAGAACGCCGCGCTCGTTGCCATGGCCGAGGCGATCGTTGCACGTCAGCAGGATATTCTCGACGCCAACGCCATCGATGTCTCGAATGGCCACGAATCCGGACTTTCCGCCTCCTTCATGGACCGTCTGAAGCTCGATCCGGCGCGCATTCGCGCTATGGCCGATGGTATCAGGGAGATCGCCGCGCTGCGCGATCCGGTCGGCGATGTCATCGCCGCATGGGACCGACCGAACGGCCTGCATATCGAGCGCGTCCGCACGCCGCTCGGCGTCGTCGGCGTCATCTATGAGAGCCGCCCGAACGTCACGGCGGATGCCGGCGCGCTGTGTCTCAAGGCCGGCAATCCGGTGATCCTGCGCGGCGGCTCGGATTCGCTCAATTCGTCGGCCGCCATCCATGCCTGCCTGGTCGAAGGGCTGAAGGAAGCCGGCCTGCCGCAAGACGCCATCCAGCTGGTGCCGACCACCGACCGCGCCGCCGTCGGGGAGATGCTGAAGGGCCTCGGCGGTACGCTCGATGTCATCATTCCGCGCGGCGGCAAAAGCCTCGTCGGGCGTGTGCAGAGCGAGGCGCGGGTGCCGGTCTTCGCGCATCTCGAAGGCATCTGCCATCTCTACATCGACCGCTCGGCCGATCTCGACATGGCGGTGCGGATTGCGGTCAACGCCAAGATGCGGCGCACCGGCGTCTGCGGTGCCGCCGAGACGCTGCTGGTCGACCGGGCGGTTGCCTCCACGCATCTGGTGCCGATCCTGGACGCCCTGCGCGCCGCCGGCTGCGAAATCCATGCCGATGCCGAGGTGCTAAAAGTGTTTTTCGACGCCAAGCCGGCGACCGATGCCGACTGGGTGACCGAATATCTCGATGCCATCATCGCAGTGAAACTGGTCGACGGCATCGGTGGCGCGATCGACCATATCGAGACGTTTTCCTCGCATCACACCGAGGCGATCGTTGCCGAGGATGCGCAAGCGGTCGAGCGGTTCTTCAACGAGATCGATTCGGCGATCCTGCTGCACAACGCCTCGACGCAGTTCGCCGATGGCGGCGAGTTCGGCATGGGCGCCGAGATCGGCATCGCCACCGGCAAGATGCACGCGCGCGGACCGGTTGGCGTCGAGCAACTGACTTCGTTCAAATACCGCGTGCGCGGGGCGGGACAGGTGAGGCCTTGA
- a CDS encoding MFS transporter, protein MSIPRKNRSEAEQGAEPTPLIAIASVIVSMALIAVGNGLMFAYIPVRLGAEGFDPTWAGLIITGLSAGGLAGCILTGPLVRRVGHARAFMVLSALIALANAAVGAGVHPLLWIAARALYGFAICGLFIVAQSWLNDAVANAIRGRVMAFFYVAYVAGLGVGYATLALVDIRTADAPLIGIVFTALSILPVGMTRLAQPPAPQAASVALRRAWRISPVGVAGMLAVGGLSMSIAGFAPIHATAKGYSQADVALLLSAMPVGTLILQIPLGWISDRTDRRYVLIAASALAMVAGLFALGFDGGALAALVVIYIVWDGASESIYSLSSAHASDRAGKEDMVALSSSLLFAWSLSGFIVPGIVTALSAVFGTQAFIYVAILIAAAFCLFVLLRVFTTQAVPAGETGSFAPMTAQAPLPVELAFAPDEQDRHRGS, encoded by the coding sequence ATGTCGATTCCCAGGAAAAACCGCAGCGAAGCCGAGCAGGGCGCCGAGCCCACGCCGCTGATCGCGATTGCCAGCGTCATCGTGTCGATGGCGCTGATCGCCGTCGGCAACGGGCTGATGTTTGCCTATATCCCGGTGCGGCTCGGCGCCGAGGGTTTCGATCCGACGTGGGCCGGGCTGATCATCACCGGACTTTCGGCCGGCGGCCTCGCCGGCTGCATCCTGACCGGACCGCTGGTGCGAAGGGTTGGCCATGCCCGCGCCTTCATGGTGCTGTCGGCGCTGATCGCGCTGGCCAACGCCGCTGTCGGCGCCGGGGTCCATCCGCTGCTGTGGATCGCCGCCCGCGCACTCTACGGCTTTGCCATATGCGGCCTGTTCATCGTCGCGCAGAGCTGGCTCAACGATGCCGTTGCCAATGCCATCCGTGGCCGGGTGATGGCGTTCTTCTACGTTGCCTATGTCGCCGGTCTAGGCGTCGGCTACGCGACGCTGGCGCTGGTCGATATCAGGACGGCGGACGCGCCGCTGATCGGTATCGTCTTCACGGCGCTGTCGATCCTTCCCGTCGGGATGACGCGGCTGGCCCAGCCGCCGGCGCCGCAGGCGGCCTCGGTAGCGTTGCGCCGCGCCTGGCGGATTTCGCCGGTCGGGGTCGCCGGCATGCTGGCGGTCGGCGGCCTGTCGATGTCGATCGCCGGCTTCGCGCCGATCCACGCCACGGCCAAGGGCTACAGCCAGGCCGACGTGGCGCTGCTGCTTTCGGCGATGCCGGTCGGCACGCTGATCCTGCAGATCCCGCTCGGCTGGATTTCCGACCGCACCGACCGCCGCTATGTGCTGATCGCCGCATCCGCGCTCGCCATGGTCGCCGGCCTGTTCGCGCTCGGCTTCGACGGCGGCGCGCTGGCGGCGCTGGTGGTGATTTACATCGTTTGGGACGGCGCCTCGGAATCGATCTATTCGCTTTCCAGCGCGCATGCCTCCGACCGTGCCGGCAAGGAGGACATGGTGGCGCTGTCCAGCTCGCTTTTGTTTGCGTGGTCGCTTTCGGGCTTCATCGTGCCCGGCATCGTGACCGCGCTTTCGGCCGTCTTTGGCACGCAGGCGTTCATCTATGTGGCGATCCTCATTGCCGCGGCCTTCTGCCTGTTCGTGCTTCTGCGCGTGTTCACGACGCAGGCTGTCCCTGCCGGTGAAACCGGCAGTTTCGCGCCGATGACGGCGCAGGCGCCGCTGCCGGTGGAGCTTGCTTTCGCGCCGGACGAGCAGGATCGGCACAGGGGCAGCTGA
- a CDS encoding porin family protein, whose translation MKKVLLGLLLSLLASSAFAADAVVENVAPVFSWTGGYIGLQAGYAWGDGNLHQNNGPGFVETEPDGFLGGVYAGYNYQMSNNIVIGAELDVVYANVDGSGQIFAAPGLPFPGGIGTEELNWSGAARLRLGYAVDRFLPYIAGGVAFGDIDISTNTVAPSFGDTFTGWTIGAGLDYAMTDNLLLRAEYRYTDFGTESFTIGDVDLKTNEVRFGIAYKF comes from the coding sequence ATGAAGAAGGTCCTTCTTGGTTTGTTGTTGTCTCTGCTGGCGTCTTCGGCGTTTGCGGCCGATGCCGTCGTCGAAAACGTCGCGCCGGTTTTTAGCTGGACAGGTGGGTATATCGGCCTTCAGGCAGGCTACGCTTGGGGTGATGGCAACCTGCACCAAAACAATGGGCCGGGCTTTGTCGAGACAGAACCTGACGGGTTCCTTGGAGGTGTCTACGCCGGTTACAACTATCAGATGTCGAACAATATCGTGATCGGTGCGGAACTGGACGTTGTGTACGCGAATGTTGATGGCAGCGGCCAGATATTCGCGGCTCCTGGTCTCCCATTTCCGGGCGGCATAGGGACCGAGGAACTCAATTGGAGTGGTGCGGCAAGACTTCGCCTAGGATATGCCGTTGATCGCTTTCTTCCTTATATCGCGGGTGGCGTTGCATTTGGCGACATCGACATAAGCACTAATACCGTCGCACCTTCGTTCGGAGATACATTCACAGGATGGACGATAGGCGCGGGCTTGGATTATGCCATGACCGACAATCTGCTGCTGCGCGCCGAGTATCGCTATACTGACTTCGGCACAGAATCATTCACGATCGGGGATGTTGATCTGAAGACCAACGAGGTTCGCTTCGGCATCGCCTACAAGTTCTAG
- a CDS encoding GNAT family N-acetyltransferase, translated as MVDSSNIETAAIAPMTPGDVESFRRALDVVARERKYLSFLEAPSLDQVRSFAMDRIGRGDPGFVAVVRGEVVGWCDISRHDRLIHAHRGALGMGIIPSYRGRGLGLRLINATLAQARKTGFVRVELSVHSDNARAISLYDKVGFVREGVQRDAVLIDGEYRDTIMMAIVERENAAG; from the coding sequence ATGGTCGACAGCAGCAATATTGAAACGGCCGCGATCGCGCCGATGACGCCTGGGGATGTCGAAAGCTTTCGTCGCGCGCTCGATGTCGTAGCGCGCGAGCGAAAGTACCTGTCCTTCCTCGAGGCGCCCTCGCTGGATCAAGTCAGAAGTTTCGCAATGGACCGTATCGGCAGAGGCGACCCGGGGTTCGTGGCCGTTGTTCGTGGCGAGGTCGTCGGCTGGTGCGACATCTCACGCCATGACCGGCTCATCCATGCGCATCGCGGCGCGCTTGGAATGGGGATCATTCCTTCCTATCGGGGGCGTGGCCTCGGACTGCGGCTCATCAATGCGACCTTGGCGCAGGCGCGCAAGACCGGCTTTGTCCGCGTCGAGCTTTCCGTGCATTCCGACAATGCTCGCGCCATCTCCCTCTACGACAAGGTCGGGTTTGTCAGGGAGGGCGTGCAGCGCGACGCCGTCCTTATCGACGGGGAATATCGCGATACCATCATGATGGCGATCGTCGAACGCGAAAACGCAGCCGGATGA